Proteins encoded by one window of Blautia luti:
- a CDS encoding LacI family DNA-binding transcriptional regulator, producing MESEEKNIYTEEKKVYTIEDIARELGVSKTTVSRAISGKGRIGQATRARVLQFIEEHDYRPNVMARGLAQKKTYNLALLLPKDYAATEFPFFKDCMNGICEVASSYDYDILISMIDGEDLSQIQRLEANRKVDGMIVSRAVESSKAQKYLKSCKEPFVVIGPSGDEEIPFVDNRNQEASEELTSIMLMKGTRRLALLGGNRSYSVTGSRY from the coding sequence ATGGAATCAGAGGAAAAGAACATATATACAGAAGAGAAGAAAGTATATACCATAGAGGATATTGCCAGGGAACTGGGAGTCAGTAAGACTACGGTTTCCAGGGCAATTTCCGGCAAGGGACGTATCGGACAGGCAACCAGGGCGAGAGTGCTTCAGTTTATTGAAGAGCATGATTACCGTCCCAATGTGATGGCGAGAGGGCTTGCCCAGAAGAAAACTTATAATCTGGCATTGCTTTTGCCCAAGGATTATGCTGCTACGGAGTTTCCGTTTTTCAAAGACTGTATGAATGGAATCTGTGAGGTAGCGTCCAGTTACGATTATGATATTCTTATTTCTATGATAGACGGGGAAGATCTGTCACAGATACAGCGTCTGGAGGCGAACCGGAAGGTGGACGGAATGATCGTCAGCCGTGCGGTGGAGAGTTCGAAAGCGCAGAAATATCTGAAAAGCTGCAAGGAGCCTTTTGTGGTGATCGGTCCTTCAGGGGATGAGGAAATCCCATTTGTGGATAATAGGAATCAGGAAGCAAGTGAAGAACTGACCAGTATCATGCTTATGAAAGGAACCCGCAGACTGGCACTGCTGGGAGGAAACCGTTCCTACAGTGTGACAGGAAGCAGATATTAG
- a CDS encoding glycoside hydrolase family 32 protein, whose amino-acid sequence MSTLTKVLERNVAEVEKRADLTEGRYRLGHHLMPPVGWLNDPNGLCWFKGKYHVFFQYAPFEVKGGLKFWGHYTSENLVNWKYEGVALYPDSPYDCHGVYSGSALVDEDKLHLFYTGNVKIDGDYDYINTGRETSTLHVVSEDGIHFSNKEVAVSFEQYPEEYTCHIRDPKVWKNNGTYRMVLGGRLKGDHGSVLFYESEDMENWKLTGTLTTSEAFGYMWECPDYFELDGQKILSVSPQGLRREEYRFQNIYQSGYFPMKEDGSVDVQDFREWDMGFDFYAPQTFTDGKGRRILIGWMGMPDADEEYTNRTIKEGWQHCLTVPRELKYKDGKILQYPVEEMNVLRRDRTSLKDEKGVMELCMGTDEGFDLVLDEIELKDGRFQVKLGGMMIFQYLEKTAQIEFHGAAGAGRTVRKAKTDSLKSLRILADTSAVEIYLNDGETVFSTRYYPDQEKIRLKISGGKFKGNIWNLNRMLFTK is encoded by the coding sequence ATGAGTACTTTAACGAAGGTTCTGGAGAGAAATGTAGCAGAAGTGGAAAAAAGAGCAGACCTGACCGAAGGCAGATACAGGCTGGGGCATCACCTGATGCCTCCGGTGGGCTGGCTGAATGATCCCAATGGGCTGTGCTGGTTTAAGGGAAAATATCATGTATTTTTCCAGTATGCACCTTTCGAAGTAAAGGGCGGACTGAAGTTCTGGGGACATTATACAAGTGAGAATCTGGTGAACTGGAAATATGAGGGTGTTGCGCTTTATCCGGATTCTCCTTATGACTGTCATGGAGTTTATTCCGGTTCTGCGCTGGTGGATGAAGATAAACTGCATCTTTTCTACACTGGAAATGTTAAGATCGATGGTGACTATGATTATATCAACACAGGAAGAGAGACAAGTACACTTCATGTGGTAAGTGAGGACGGAATCCATTTCAGCAATAAAGAAGTGGCAGTTTCTTTTGAACAGTATCCGGAAGAATATACCTGCCATATCCGTGATCCGAAAGTATGGAAGAATAACGGAACATATCGCATGGTTCTGGGAGGACGCTTAAAAGGGGATCACGGTTCTGTTTTGTTTTATGAATCAGAAGATATGGAGAACTGGAAGCTTACAGGAACTCTTACTACATCGGAAGCCTTCGGATATATGTGGGAATGCCCGGATTATTTTGAACTGGACGGACAGAAAATCCTGTCTGTTTCCCCACAGGGACTCAGGCGTGAGGAATACAGATTCCAGAATATCTATCAGTCGGGATATTTTCCAATGAAAGAAGATGGTTCTGTAGATGTGCAGGACTTCCGGGAATGGGATATGGGATTCGACTTTTATGCCCCCCAGACTTTCACTGATGGAAAGGGAAGACGGATTCTGATCGGCTGGATGGGAATGCCGGATGCAGATGAGGAATATACCAATCGTACGATCAAAGAAGGATGGCAGCACTGCCTGACTGTTCCCAGGGAACTGAAATACAAAGATGGAAAGATCCTGCAGTATCCTGTGGAGGAAATGAATGTACTGCGAAGAGACAGGACTTCTTTGAAGGACGAAAAGGGAGTTATGGAACTCTGTATGGGAACAGATGAAGGTTTTGATCTGGTTCTGGATGAAATCGAACTTAAAGATGGACGCTTTCAGGTAAAGCTGGGAGGGATGATGATCTTCCAGTATCTGGAGAAAACAGCCCAGATCGAATTTCACGGGGCGGCAGGTGCAGGCAGGACTGTCCGTAAAGCGAAGACAGATTCCCTGAAATCCCTTCGAATTCTGGCAGATACTTCGGCAGTGGAAATTTATCTGAATGATGGAGAAACTGTATTCTCCACCAGATATTATCCGGATCAGGAGAAGATACGTCTGAAGATCAGCGGCGGAAAATTTAAGGGAAATATATGGAATCTTAACAGGATGTTATTCACAAAATAA
- the trhA gene encoding PAQR family membrane homeostasis protein TrhA encodes MKFKLKDPGSAITHGIALLLALAGAVPLIIKAARSYDVIHIFALSVFILTMILLYAASTIYHSVDSTDKVNRRLRKMDHMMIFIMIAGSYTPVCLIVLHNHIGYILCSLVWGIAILGMILKGCWITCPKWLSSVLYIGMGWLCVLAFVPIFHALPRAGFDWLLAGGIIYTIGGVIYALKVPLFDAKHKNFGSHEIFHIFVMLGSACHFIVMYFFVAPLPV; translated from the coding sequence ATGAAATTTAAGTTAAAAGATCCAGGAAGTGCCATCACCCACGGCATCGCATTACTTCTCGCACTGGCAGGAGCTGTTCCTCTTATTATAAAAGCAGCCAGATCCTACGATGTGATCCATATTTTTGCCCTTAGTGTTTTTATCCTCACTATGATCCTTCTTTATGCAGCCAGCACTATTTATCATTCTGTAGATTCCACAGATAAAGTAAACCGCAGGCTGCGGAAAATGGACCATATGATGATCTTCATTATGATTGCCGGCAGTTATACTCCCGTGTGCCTCATCGTGCTTCATAACCATATTGGCTATATTCTGTGCTCACTGGTATGGGGCATTGCTATTCTTGGTATGATCCTGAAAGGCTGCTGGATCACCTGCCCGAAATGGCTATCCTCTGTGCTTTATATTGGAATGGGCTGGCTTTGTGTTCTTGCCTTTGTCCCCATCTTCCATGCACTTCCCAGGGCTGGCTTCGACTGGCTTCTGGCAGGTGGGATCATCTATACCATCGGCGGTGTGATCTATGCGCTGAAAGTTCCGCTTTTTGACGCCAAACACAAGAATTTCGGATCACACGAAATTTTCCATATTTTCGTTATGCTTGGAAGTGCCTGCCACTTTATCGTCATGTACTTCTTCGTAGCTCCGCTTCCTGTATAA
- a CDS encoding GIY-YIG nuclease family protein encodes MNYTYMVKCADGTLYTGWTNCLQKRLKAHNEGKNGAKYTKAKRPVSLVYYEGFRTKEEAMRREYQIKQLTREKKLGLMEF; translated from the coding sequence TTGAATTACACTTATATGGTCAAATGTGCAGACGGAACTCTTTATACAGGATGGACAAACTGTCTGCAGAAACGTTTGAAAGCGCACAATGAGGGGAAAAACGGAGCCAAATATACGAAGGCCAAAAGACCTGTAAGTCTTGTATATTATGAAGGTTTTCGTACAAAGGAAGAGGCCATGAGGCGGGAATATCAGATCAAGCAGCTCACCAGAGAAAAGAAGCTGGGTCTGATGGAGTTTTAA
- a CDS encoding ParA family protein produces the protein MGKTITMCFTNNKGGSGKSTTCSNLGAAMAKAGKKVLLIDGDMQLNLSLAFFPEDWVLEHAAGELNLYRAIGKQADLTEYVVHTPYENLDLIPSSTLMSSIEYELFTKWQREFILRKCLQKIRESEAYDYILIDAPPTLGGWVMNILCASDQVIIPVEASPWGMFGLANMFEFLNEVKQISPELEVAGIAVTKVDTRKSYYKQTMDTLHELENIHVFEQVIRVDSAIEWSQDNSIPVVEYKKSSRSAKEYTQLAEEVMEHVSR, from the coding sequence ATGGGAAAGACCATAACCATGTGTTTTACGAACAATAAGGGAGGAAGCGGGAAGTCTACAACCTGCTCCAACCTGGGGGCAGCAATGGCGAAGGCGGGAAAGAAAGTACTGTTGATAGACGGAGATATGCAGCTGAATCTGTCGCTGGCATTTTTCCCGGAAGACTGGGTGCTGGAGCATGCGGCGGGAGAACTGAATCTGTACCGGGCCATTGGGAAACAGGCGGATCTGACAGAGTATGTGGTGCATACACCGTATGAGAATCTGGATCTGATTCCGTCATCCACATTGATGAGCTCTATTGAGTATGAACTTTTTACCAAGTGGCAGAGAGAGTTTATATTGCGGAAATGTCTGCAGAAGATCAGGGAGTCAGAAGCATACGATTATATTCTGATCGATGCTCCACCTACATTGGGAGGATGGGTCATGAATATCCTGTGTGCTTCCGATCAGGTGATCATTCCGGTAGAAGCCAGCCCGTGGGGGATGTTTGGACTGGCGAATATGTTTGAATTCCTGAATGAGGTGAAACAGATCTCACCTGAACTGGAAGTTGCGGGAATTGCGGTCACGAAAGTGGATACCCGCAAGAGCTATTATAAGCAGACCATGGATACCCTGCATGAACTGGAGAATATTCATGTATTTGAGCAGGTGATCAGGGTAGACAGTGCAATAGAATGGTCACAGGATAACAGTATTCCGGTAGTAGAATACAAAAAGTCCAGCAGAAGCGCAAAGGAATACACACAATTAGCAGAGGAGGTAATGGAACATGTCAGTAGGTAA
- a CDS encoding transglutaminase domain-containing protein produces the protein MKKFTKWLAVCAACLALGAVPAAGATTSVQPTVAQASVKTTKPAPKPRRGWYGTMPKKCYYGKDGQTLKGLHKIKGEYYYFGQIKGYMKTGWKNIVRNGKMRRHYFSPKTGKACIGLHKIDGKYYFFNKYGIMKIVNTVDGKTTYYIGSDGVIQARKKGNTMYYANGKKKMNQTAYEYETLLRAKAVVAAITTPGMSQSEKFQTCYNWVIKHYYNTRRIFQNQTSWPALYANDYFLTGSQGGDCFSDSCTFAYLARALGYKNVYVCVDTDLFDDSGHCWAEINGLVYDPLFSEAKNYYKYFGATYASYGLSPIRRVRVN, from the coding sequence ATGAAAAAGTTTACAAAATGGCTTGCTGTCTGTGCAGCTTGTCTTGCGTTGGGAGCAGTTCCGGCAGCAGGAGCAACTACATCTGTGCAGCCAACTGTTGCCCAGGCTTCAGTGAAAACAACGAAACCTGCACCGAAACCAAGACGCGGATGGTACGGAACCATGCCGAAGAAATGTTATTATGGTAAAGATGGACAGACTCTTAAGGGACTGCATAAGATCAAAGGAGAATATTACTATTTCGGTCAGATCAAAGGCTACATGAAAACTGGCTGGAAAAACATTGTGAGAAATGGAAAAATGCGCCGTCACTATTTTTCACCGAAAACCGGAAAAGCCTGTATTGGATTACATAAGATTGATGGAAAATATTATTTCTTTAATAAATATGGAATTATGAAAATTGTCAATACTGTAGACGGAAAGACTACTTACTATATTGGCTCCGATGGTGTTATCCAGGCACGAAAAAAGGGAAATACCATGTATTATGCAAATGGTAAGAAAAAGATGAATCAGACAGCATATGAGTATGAAACTCTGCTGAGAGCGAAAGCAGTCGTAGCAGCCATTACCACTCCGGGAATGTCTCAGAGTGAGAAATTCCAGACCTGCTATAATTGGGTGATCAAACATTATTACAATACACGAAGAATTTTCCAGAATCAGACTTCCTGGCCTGCATTGTATGCCAATGATTATTTCCTGACAGGCAGCCAGGGCGGTGACTGTTTCTCTGACTCATGCACTTTCGCATATCTGGCCAGAGCACTGGGATACAAGAATGTTTACGTATGTGTGGATACAGATCTTTTTGATGACAGCGGACATTGCTGGGCAGAGATCAATGGGCTGGTATATGACCCGTTATTCTCAGAGGCGAAAAATTATTATAAATATTTCGGAGCTACCTATGCATCTTATGGATTATCTCCGATCAGACGTGTACGTGTGAACTAA